Part of the Euwallacea similis isolate ESF13 unplaced genomic scaffold, ESF131.1 scaffold_84, whole genome shotgun sequence genome, gaatttgctcaaatcggtcgttttggcttatttcggccaaatctgtctgttttgggttgaaattgcaccaaaatgatgaaaacgtgccaaaatgactaaaacaggcagaaacgagcgaaatcggtcaggaacgatcgtttcatcaaggaatttgctcaaatcggtcgttttggcttatttcggccaaatctgtctgttttgggttgaaattgcaccaaaatgatgaaaacgtgccaaaatgactaaaacaggcaggaacgagcgaaatcggtcagaaaggatcgtttcatcaaggaatttgctcaaatcgaccgatttggcttatttcggccaaatctgtctgttttgcgttgaaattgcaccaaaatgatgaaaacgtgccaaaatgactaaaacaggcagaaacgagcgaaatcggtcaggaacgatcgtttcatcaaggaatttgctcaaatcggtcgttttggcttatttcggccaaatctgtctgttttgggttgaaattgcaccaaaatgatgaaaacgtgccaaaatgactaaaacaggcagaaacgagcgaaatcggtcaggaacgatcgtttcatcaaggaatttgctcaaatcggtcgttttggcttatttcggccaaatctgtctgttttgggttgaaatagcaccaaaatgatgaaaacgtgccaaaatgactaaaacaggcaggaacgagcgaaatcggtcagaaaggatcgtttcatcaaggaatttgctcaaatcgaccgatttggcttatttcggccaaatctgtctgttttgggttgaaatagcaccaaaatgatgaaaacgtgccaaaatgactaaaacaggcagaaacgagcgaaatcggtcagaaacgatcgtttcatcaaggaatttgctcaaatcggtcgttttggcttatttcggccaaatctgtctgttttgggttgaaatagcaccaaaatgatgaaaacgtgccaaaatgactaaaacaggcagaaacgagcgaaatcggtcaggaacgatcgtttcatcaaggaatttgctcaaatcggtcgttttggcttatttcggccaaatctgtctgttttgggttgaaatagcaccaaaatgatgaaaacgtgccaaaatgactaaaacaggcaggaacgagcgaaatcggtcagaaaggatcgtttcatcaaggaatttgctcaaatcgaccgatttggcttatttcggccaaatctgtctgttttgggttgaaatagcaccaaaatgatgaaaacgtgccaaaatgactaaaacaggcagaaacgagcgaaatcggtcagaaacgatcgtttcatcaaggaatttgctcaaatcggtcgttttggcttatttcggccaaatctgtctgttttgggttgaaatagcaccaaaatgatgaaaaagtgccaaaatgactaaaacaggcagaaacgagcgaaatcggtcagaaacgatcgtttcatcaaggaatttgctcaaatcggtcgttttggcttatttcggccaaatctgtctgttttgggttgaaatagcaccaaaatgatgaaaacgtgccaaaatgactaaaacaggcagaaacgagcgaaatcggtcagaaccgatcgtttcatctctgaatttgctcaaatcgaccgatttggcttatttcggccaaatctgtctattttcacttcaaaatgcaccaaattgatgaaaacgtgccaaaatgactaaaacaggcaggaacgagcgaaatcggtcagaaaggatcgtttcatcaaggaatttgctcaaatcggtcgttttggcttatttcggccaaatctgtctgttttgggttgaaatagcaccaaaatgatgaaaacgtgccaaaatgactaaaacaggcaggaacgagcgaaatcggtcagaaaggatcgtttcatcaaggaatttgctcaaatcggtcgttttggcttatttcggccaaatctgtctattttcacttcaaaatgcaccaaattgatgaaaacgtgccaaaatgactaaaacaggcagaaacgagcgaaatcggtcagaaacgatcgtttcatcaaggaatttgctcaaatcggtcgttttggcttatttcggccaaatctgactgttttgcgttgaaattgcaccaaattgatgaaaacgtgccaaaatgactaaaacaggcagaaacgagcgaaatcggtcagaaacgatcgtttcatcaaggaatttgctcaaatcggtcgttttggcttatttcggccaaatctgactgttttcacttcaaaatgcaagttacatccccgtaacaccaagcgtcgctgttatgacgtcacccgtacgattagtataaataagaagtagcattaagcgcagtagcctttttagtgagtctttgcttgtatcgcgaacgttgtgtttactatcggtcctgtttgaaataaattaatttcaaagtaaagtgttttttttgagtcttaaaacggatcaaaacataactggcgcagtcgttcggatttttgagacgttcaaaagggcatattttgaacggtttctttcaagaatttgctcaaagaaGAATCTAACTCCAAAAGGACTTAAGGAAACCCGAAGGACCACCGATCAAATCAACGACGAGACAGCAAGCTCCACAGGCCCTGGACACTGTTCGAGAGCATATCGACCAGTTCCAGTACTTCGTAGGACCCTTCGCAGGTGGACAAAAATCGCCAATCCTGAGAAGCCCAAAGACGAAGACCATCGCCTCATCGAGAGACTTCATGAAGCtaataatcttcattttgctgtaagtttaatcaattgtcattttgttAGCATTAGACTTTAAGTAGAATAGTAATAGGAAGCGATTGTATTAACTTTGCTAAAACCGAGCCTTCACGATTGAGCCGATAAACGAAATTGATCttagtgatttatttaataacatatcGCTCCATTCTAATAGCAACATGCCCCCAGTAAATTAccaattgttgaaatatcagtctGATAACATCCCACATTTTGACGGTAACCCTCGCTTactaaatagatttattaccGCTGtggaaaatctgttaaaagctttttttaaccgtGCAGAACCAAATGATCCCATAAATATTTGCCTGTTCGATACGATACTTAGTAAATTGACTGGTAGAGCAgccgaattaatttcttcacgtGTCGAATTAAATTCTTGGGCACTCATAAAGGATGTTTTGACCCTCAGTTTCGCGGATCAAAGATCTATAGACTGTCTaatacaagacttaattaatttaaaaccttttaaaaccgAATCTCCCTTGCAATTTGGCATGAGAATTCAAGATTCAAGGAGTTTACTATTTGCTAAACTTAACGCTGGCCCAGATaccaatgaaacaaaattaattaagattaatcaCTACGACGAATTTGCACTAAAAACGTTCATCAATGGATTACCGTATAACCTCCAACTTGTAGTAAGATTAAAAACCCCATCGAGTTTGGAACAAGCCATGTCATTTGtgaaagaagaggaaaattttattcgcttCAAAACTACACAAAATTTCGGGCAAAGTCAAAAACCACCCAATAGATTTCACAATTCTAGTTCCACGCCCATGAATAGACCCAGTTTCCCAAGCCATTTCAGCCGTAACCCTCAAACTTCAAATGCACCCCCAACGCAATGGGCAAACAACTTCAATTCATCTCGAACATTCCCGAGCTTCCCACAACAAAACAACTTCCCAAAACCACAGTTCTCAAATTCTAGTTTCCCAAGCTATTTGCCAAAAGCAAACGGCCCTTTCAGTAACCAGTCCAATGCTTTTCGACCTAATGGATTTGCCCCTAAACCCTTTGGACAAGCGTCCCAAAGATCTAACATCAGTCGTAAATTTGAACCCATGGACACCAGTTCTGGTAACACCTTGATTAACggcaacaaaaagaattttataagccAAGAACTGTACAATCAGGAAGTATTCCCTCAAACACCTGAACACCCCGATCACATTGACGTACCTATCGAGGAACCTCCCGAGAACCCCTACGACTTAAATCTCGTTGAGGATCATTTTAATGCACCATTTGACCAGAATCATCTGTATCATGACATCGATTATCAGCAACCCGATATTGAAAAAGATACCCAAGaggaaaacctaaattttcctttaaccgGTCAGAGCACAAACACGACGTAATATTCTTAAACAACCATGACACCCAATTACCATACATCCTGATACCCGAACTCAAATCTAAATTCTTGTTAGACACTGGTAGCACTAGAAGCTTCCTAAAACCCCAAATTGCTTATCAgaaatttccccatttaattCAGGAAGAACTCTTTCAAGTTCAGACCGCCCACGCAACTTCTTTTCATAACGAAACTATCACACTACCAATATTCCCCACGTTACAAACACCAggttcacataaatttttccttttcgaatTCTCCCCAAAATTTGAAGGACTCATAGGACTTGATCTTATGAAACAATTAGACGCCAAAATCGATTTCAAAGCGAATACTTTAAACTTACCCGGAACAACACTACCTGTTTACCACGATGCGAAAACCCCTCAACCCCGAGATATTAATTACCACGATTTCAATTACGTAATAAGCCCTAGGAGTATCCAGCAAATCAGAATTCCAGTCAAAATGTCCAACGGATACGGCATAATCCCTTATCAAAAACTAGGACACCTCGAAATTCCAGAATGCCTAGTACGAGTTCAAAACAATACAGCCCTGACTACCGCCTTAAACCCTAGAGAAAATCCGATAAACCTGCAACTTCTCGAAACGTTCAACATAGAACCAATAAACACGAACGAATTAAACTTCATAGATCACCCCTTAACTCAAAATTCTGCCGGACAAACCACTGACCAATTGCTCAAGGATAacctaagaaaaattagacttGACCACTGCAATTCCGAAGAAAGGGAACAGATCTCCAAACTATGCTACGAATTCcgtgatattttccattgcgAAAACATCCCGTTAACTTTtactaattcaataaaacacaggATAAAGGTCAAAGACGAAACTCCCATTTTTACTAAGACGTATAGGTACCCCGAAGTACATCGTGCCGAGGTAAAAAAGCAAGTTTCCGAattattacatcaaaatatcatCCGAGATTCAAATTCACCATGGTCATCGCCTATTTGGATCGTGCCAAAAAAACTAGACCAATCTAAGAAACAAAAGTGGCGAATGGTCATCGACTACCGAAAGCTGAACGAACAGACAGTAGATGATAAATTCCCTTTGCCTAATATCAACGAAATACTCGACAAACTAGGCAAAGCCCATTATTTCACGACACTGGACTTAGCAAATGGATTTCACCAAATCCAAATGCATGATGAAGACATTggcaaaacagcttttactaCGGACACCGGGCATTACGAATTTCTACGAATGCCCTTCGGCCTCAAAAACGCCCCGGCGACCTTCCAACGCGTGATGAACAACATCCTACGAGgactacaaaatgaaacatgtcTAGTCTACTTAGACGATGTGATCATCTTTAGTACAAGCCTGCAAGAACATatcgaaaatctaagaaacgtttttaaaCGACTGAGAGACTCAAAGTTTAAGATCCAACTTGACAAGTCCGAGTTTCTAAGGAAAGAGGTACAGTACTTAGGACACGTTGTGAGTCGAGACGGAGTAAAGCCGAATCCCGACAAGATCAATGCAGTGAAAAACTTTCCTATTCCCAAAACTACCCGAGAGATAAAGTCATTCCTAGGATTAGTCGGATACTATAGacgctttattaaagattttgctaaaattacaaagccaCTGACCAACTGcctcaagaaaaatgttaagataatACATAACCCTGAATTCGTTAATTCTTTTAACCACTGCaaacaaattctaataaatttccccgTCTTACAATATCCCGACTTCTCGAAACCCTTTCTATTGACCACGGATGCGAGTAACTATGCAATCGGAGCTGTTTTATCGCAAGGTCCAATACCTAATGATCGACCCATAGCCTATGCATCTAGGACCCTAAATGATTCGGAAACCAAATATTCGACAATCGAGAAAGAATTACTAGCAATAGTTTGggcatgtaaatattttcgcCCCTACTTATTTGGCCGcaagttttacatttacacaGACCATAGGCCCCTAGTATGGCTTTTTAACCTGAAGGAACCTAACTCAAAATTGGTGAGATGGCGATTGAGACTAGAAGAGTTCGATTACCAGATAATATACAAGAAGGGACGCCAGAACACTAACGCAGATGCCCTGTCCAGGATACAACTGAATATTTACGAGAACGagtcaattttgaataaccCTGGTAACTCTGACGACGACATCAAAGACTACTTAGAAACAGTCGCAGGAAACACCAACTTCGAAGAAACCAACTTTGATAACAGACCCGGGACTAGccagcagaaaataaatatcatctcCGATATTCAACTACGTCCGCCTGACGCAGCAACCGCCGATGAAACAGTACACAGCCAAGACGCTGACCGCGAGAATCCAGGACTCAGCATTCTAGacgaaattataaacaacaaGCACCTGCAATTCCTGATAAAGAAATCTCCACACGtgcagataaaatttaacaaagaacgcTATGAGAATCACGTAATAAGTCACGTAGACGTATCAAATAACCCAGacactattaaacaatttattcaagaatatCTCACTTGCAAAAAGCCCTGTTACGTATACTTCGTCGACAAAGACTTAATGTCCCCATTTATAGATGtatgcctaaaatattttcaaaatctacaaataaGAATATGCACCAAACTGCTACACAACATCGCAGACCcggaagaaaaaatcatgctCATCACCCACCAACACGAAGGCAAGCAGAACCACAGAGGCATCAACGAAACGTACCAACGCCTTAAAGCCCTTTATTACTGGCCCAAGCTAAAAGAAGACGtgacaaaatatatcaatgatTGCACCATTTGCCAAACGTCAAAATACTGCCGTTTCAAATCTTACATTCCTCTTACAAGAACAGAAACACCTAGCAAACCCTTTCAGATGATACATATCGACACCTTTACATTCGAAGCACAAAATTTCCTAACAATcttcgataaattttccaaatttggacaAGCATATCCGTATGACAAAAACGCGAAATCGGTGTGCGATAAACTCGTCAACTTCTTCTCATTCTTCGGATGCCCTGAGACAGTCACTTGTGATAATGGCAAAGAATTTAACAACGAACTATTGaaggaattgttgaaaacccaaaaaattaacattcactTCACGACCCCTAGACACCACGAATCTAACGCACCAGTGGAACGCTTCCACTCTACATTGATTGAACACCTCAGAATCCTAAAACAAAAGGACGACACAAAACCGATTACTGAACTAATTCCATATGCCATAATCGCATACAACAGCACTAAAAGTAGCGTAACAAATTTCACACCCCACGAACTCATCCTGGGACACACAAATACAAGAGACCCTTTTGACCTCATATCAACAACGTTTTACTCAGACTACGTCTCCTCTCATAAAGCCAAAGTCGATGCATTATGCGAAGATGTCgtgaagaaaatggaaagtaaTAAGGAGAAAGTTATTGCCAAAAGGAATCACAAAGGAAACGAATCCCCCGATTTTAAGGTCAACCAAAAGGTCTACCGAAATTTAAACTCTCGAAACAAAAAGAACCCAAGATTCAGCGGACCGTTTataatcatagaaaaattagaacataATAAGGTAAAAATCCAAAGCACGCGAAGCccctacaaaattgaaatagcacATATCAAGGAACTAAAGAAACCCCTCTTTACAGATGGCCCCTCGCGCATGGAAAATCCCAGTACATCAACTTAAAATCCAACCCCGGTGTACTACCCTACAAGTTAGGCAAGGCCCAGAAGACTATTGACCACTGGCACTTTATCCAAACGTACGACATGACCGAACTATTACAAgaattcgcaaaaattaatacccaaTTCGACTTACTCGTCAAAACCCTAAATAACTTCACTGACTATAAACTCGAATACCACAATTCCCTTGTTGTGACTACTagcttaaaacacaaaatcatcCGTCAGATAAATCAAATCTTCCCGAACAAATTAAGAACGAAACGAGCTCTTATAAACGCCTTAGGatcaatcataaaaacaataacggGGAACCTAGACCAAGATGACGCAAAACGTATCGACCAAAACATGGAAATCcttaaacaaaaccaaaacgatttaaaatccGCCATTGACAAGCAAATGactcttttttctaaatcaataatcaatttcagagaaacaataagaaatgtaTCCCATAACCAAATTATATTGGAGTCACGTATTAGACAAATAATAGATGTCGTCAATCAGATCGAGGTCAAGgaaacaaacctttttgagtTCTATCGTATCCAAATGATTATCACCCAAATTACCGTCTTTTACCAGAATATTTACGATATACTTTCAAATATCGAAGAGGCAATTacctttgctaaattaaacaCCTTCCATAACACCATAATCGACCCAAGTGAATTCCTAACAGAACTACAGTCAATGAAAGAGCAAATTCCCCTAGGAAAACTACCATTCGAGCCCaacattgaaaatctattaacTATCGAAAacactttggaaataaaaagtttcgccAAAGATAACTCGATCACGTTCATCATCGAAATTCCATTAGTAGAAAAAGTTAGTTATGATTTATTCCGATTACTTCCCTTGCCCGTAAGACATGGCGAAGTATACAAAGTCATAATACCCCGATCCGAATATCTACTGATAAACGACCAAACATTCGGATACGCGAACGAACCCTGTCGGTACGTATCCCCTAATGAATATCTATGCCCTCAAATACATATAGATAACTTCCACGATTTTTCCCCATGCGAAGTACAACTCCTGCGTTACGAACACAACGCCACACGATGTAAATCAATAACTGTTACCCTGGGGGaaacacaaatacaaaacatagaCGATAATAAGTGGATCCTGGTGACCACCAAAAGTATTGTCGGATTAGAAACATGTAAATCTTCACAAAGTAACATTCTGTTGGATGGAACTTACGCAATAGATTTAGAGTATCGTtgtaatcttaaaataaggaaCATAGTTTTAAGAGGCAATAGGAAAACCAAccggcaatttcaaattttccctttgttagacataaatattaatcatacaTATCAAAAGCcataccaaaaaatagaaCTGCCTAACTTAAgcaaaatagatttaaataatatcgcCGAATTACAGAATGAGGTTGATTTGCAGAAGaaggaaaattcaatgttactAAATACTAACCTTCACTACGACAGAACCAGTATTTGGACTGTCCTATTGTATGGTATCATAATATTGTCCTTATTAGGTTTATTAGCAAAGTATCTATGgcctattgttttaaaatacaaaaagaccGAGAGTCCAGAAAATGACATAGTAATTTAGGTCATAGAAACTTCGGGTTTTATGCCCATCTAAGGGTGGAGGAGTTACATCCCCGTAACACCAAGCGTCGCTGTTATGACGTCACCCGTacgattagtataaataagaagtagcattaagcgcagtagcctttttagtgagtctttgcttgtatcgcgaacgttgtgtttactatcggtcctgtttgaaataaattaatttcaaagtaaagtgttttttttgagtcttaaaacggatcaaaacataacttgcaccaaattgatgaaaacgtgccaaaatgactaaaacaggcagaaacgagcgaaatcggtcagaaacgatcgtttcatcaaggaatttgctcaaatcggtcgttttggcttatttcggccaaatctgactgttttgcgttgaaattgcaccaaattgatgaaaacgtgccaaaatgactaaaacaggcagaaacgagcgaaatcggtcagaaacgatagtttcatcaaggaatttgcttaaatcggtcgttttggcttatttcggccaaatctgtctgttttgggttgaaatagcaccaaaatgatgaaaacgtgccaaaatgactaaaacaggcaggaacgagcgaaatcggtcagaaacgatcgtttcatcaaggaatttgctcaaatcggtcgttttggcttatttcggccaaatctgtctattttcacttcaaaatgcaccaaattgatgaaaacgtgccaaaatgactaaaacaggcaggaacgagcgaaatcggtcagaaacgatcgtttcatcaaggaatttgctcaaatcggtcgttttggcttatttcggccaaatctgtctattttcacttcaaaatgcaccaaattgatgaaaacgtgccaaaatgactaaaacaggcaggaacgagcgaaatcggtcagaaacgatcgtttcatcaaggaatttgctcaaatcggccgatttggcttatttcagccaaatctgtctattttggatggaaacagaaccaaatggatgaaaacgtgccaaaatgactaaaacaggcagaaacgagcgaaatcggtcagaaacgatcgtttcatctctgaatttgctcaaatcgaccgatttggcttatttcggccaaatctgtctattttggattcaaattgcaccaaattgatgaaaacgtgccaaaatgactaaaacaggcagaaacgagcgaaatcggtcagaaacgatcgtttcatcaaggaatttgctcaaatcggtcgttttggcttatttcggccaaatctgtctattttcacttcaaaatgcaccaaattgatgaaaacgtgccaaaatgactaaaacaggcaggaacgagcgaaatcggtcagaaacgatcgtttcatcaaggaatttgctcaaatcggtcgttttggcttatttcggccaaatctgtctattttcacttcaaaatgcaccaaattgatgaaaacgtgccaaaatgactaaaacaggcaggaacgagcgaaatcggtcagaaacgatcgtttcatcaaggaatttgctcaaatcggccgatttggcttatttcagccaaatctgtctattttggatggaaacagaaccaaatggatgaaaacgtgccaaaatgactaaaacaggcagaaacgagcgaaatcggtcagaaacgatcgtttcatctctgaatttgctcaaatcgaccgatttggcttatttcggccaaatctgtctattttggattcaaattgcaccaaattgatgaaaacgtgccaaaatgactaaaacaggcagaaacgagcgaaatcggtcagaaacgatcgtttcatctctgaatttgctcaaatcgaccgatttggcttatttcggccaaatctgtctattttggatggaaacagaaccaaatggatgaaaacgtgccaaaatgactaaaacaggcagaaacgagcgaaatcggtcagaaacgatcgtttcatctctgaatttgctcaaatcgaccgatttggcttatttcggccaaatctgtctattttggattcaaattgcaccaaattgatgaaaacgtgccaaaatgactaaaacaggcagaaacgagcgaaatcggtcagaaacgatcgtttcatctctgaatttgctcaaatcgaccgatttggcttatttcggccaaatctgtctattttggatgaaaacagaaccaaattgatgaaaacgtgctaaaatgactaaaacaggcagaaacaagcgaaatcggtcagaaacgatcgtttcatcaaggaatttgctcaaatcggccgatttggcttatttcggccaaatctgtctattttggattcaaattgcaccaaattgatgaaaacgtgccaaaatgactaaaacagacagaaacgagcgaaatcggtcagaaacgatcgtttcatcaaggaatttgctcaaatcggtcgttttggcttatttcggccaaatctgtctattttcacttcaaaacgcaccaaattgataaaaacgtgccaaaatgactaaaacaggcagaaacgagcgaaatcggtcaggaacgatcgtttcatcaaggaatttgctcaaatcggtcgttttggcttatttcggccaaatctgtctattttcacttcaaaatgcaccaaattgatgaaaacgtgccaaaatgactaaaacaggcaggaacgagcgaaatcggtcagaaacgatcgtttcatcaaggaatttgctcaaatcggtcgttttggcttatttcggccaaatctgtctgttttgcgttgaaattgcaccaaattgatgaaaacgtgccaaaatgactaaaacaggcagaaacgagcgaaatcggtcagaaacgatcgtttcatcaaggaatttgctcaaatcggtcgttttggcttatttcggccaaatctgtctgttttgcgttgaaattgcaccacattgatgaaaacgtgccaaaatgactaaaacaggcagaaacgagcgaaatcggtcaggaacgatcgtttcatcaaggaatttgctcaaatcggtcgttttggcttatttcggccaaatctgtctgttttgggttgaaatagcaccaaaatgatgaaaacgtgccaaaatgactaaaacaggcaggaacgagcgaaatcggtcagaaaggatcgtttcatcaaggaatttgctcaaatcgaccgatttggcttatttcggccaaatctgtctgttttgggttgaaatagcaccaaaatgatgaaaacgtgccaaaatgactaaaacaggcagaaacgagcgaaatcggtcagaaacgatcgtttcatcaaggaatttgctcaaatcggtcgttttggcttatttcggccaaatctgtctgttttgggttgaaatagcaccaaaatgatgaaaacgtgccaaaatgactaaaacaggcagaaacgagcgaaatcggtcagaaacgatcgtttcatcaaggaatttgctcaaatcggtcgttttggcttatttcggccaaatctgtctgttttgggttgaaatagcaccaaaatgatgaaaacgtgccaaaatgactaaaacaggcagaaacgagcgaaatcggtcagaaccgatcgtttcatctctgaatttgctcaaatcgaccgatttggcttatttcggccaaatctgtcta contains:
- the LOC136419124 gene encoding uncharacterized protein, which translates into the protein MIITQITVFYQNIYDILSNIEEAITFAKLNTFHNTIIDPSEFLTELQSMKEQIPLGKLPFEPNIENLLTIENTLEIKSFAKDNSITFIIEIPLVEKVSYDLFRLLPLPVRHGEVYKVIIPRSEYLLINDQTFGYANEPCRYVSPNEYLCPQIHIDNFHDFSPCEVQLLRYEHNATRCKSITVTLGETQIQNIDDNKWILVTTKSIVGLETCKSSQSNILLDGTYAIDLEYRCNLKIRNIVLRGNRKTNRQFQIFPLLDININHTYQKPYQKIELPNLSKIDLNNIAELQNEVDLQKKENSMLLNTNLHYDRTSLLAKYLWPIVLKYKKTESPENDIVI